The following proteins are co-located in the Acidimicrobiales bacterium genome:
- a CDS encoding pyridoxal-phosphate dependent enzyme, with amino-acid sequence MNSDKGLGPPANPFVRYRRMLHAHERWLAVGGTDAEFVELVESLDAAIGGVEGHGFVVTPVAQQPALAAAVAMPDSARLWVKDETNNVGGSHKARHLFGLLLHAAVDARLGRDSSTELAIASCGNAALGAAVVAKAAGRRLRVFIPVWADEVVASMLDDLGATIERCERREGEAGDPCYLRFLEAVDAGSVAFSVQGTIAPATLDGGRTIGWELAEQLAAAQGRPARLNAVSVQVGGGALGASLAAGLADGVEQGWLAAMPRVSTVQTVACAPLQRAYRLLADVEDPQAAMQADPGRFMWPWEDVGTSAASGILDDVTYDWLPLTRAMLETGGTAVVVDEPTVVRAHQLGRELTGIDVCATGTAGLAGLLSGGVRVDPNDDVAVLFTGHQR; translated from the coding sequence GTGAACTCCGACAAAGGTCTCGGGCCGCCGGCCAACCCCTTCGTTCGCTATCGGCGGATGCTGCATGCGCACGAACGCTGGTTGGCCGTTGGCGGCACCGACGCCGAGTTCGTCGAGTTGGTCGAGTCGCTCGACGCGGCCATCGGCGGTGTCGAGGGGCACGGCTTCGTGGTCACCCCGGTGGCCCAGCAACCTGCTTTGGCCGCTGCTGTTGCAATGCCCGACTCGGCGAGGCTGTGGGTCAAAGACGAGACGAACAACGTCGGCGGATCGCACAAGGCCAGGCACCTGTTCGGGCTGCTTCTGCACGCCGCGGTCGATGCTCGCTTGGGACGCGATTCATCGACCGAGCTCGCCATCGCCAGCTGTGGCAACGCCGCGTTGGGCGCTGCGGTGGTCGCCAAGGCCGCGGGCCGCCGGCTGCGGGTGTTCATACCGGTCTGGGCCGACGAGGTCGTGGCGTCGATGCTCGACGATCTGGGCGCCACCATCGAACGTTGTGAGCGGCGCGAAGGCGAGGCCGGAGATCCTTGTTATCTCCGGTTTCTCGAGGCGGTCGACGCGGGCAGCGTCGCGTTCTCGGTTCAGGGCACCATCGCGCCCGCCACGCTCGATGGCGGCCGCACCATCGGCTGGGAGTTGGCCGAACAACTGGCTGCAGCTCAAGGCCGTCCGGCACGACTCAACGCGGTCAGCGTTCAGGTGGGTGGCGGGGCCCTGGGCGCCTCGCTTGCGGCCGGACTCGCCGACGGTGTCGAACAGGGCTGGTTGGCGGCCATGCCCCGGGTCTCGACGGTGCAAACCGTGGCGTGCGCCCCGCTGCAACGCGCCTATCGTCTGCTGGCCGACGTCGAAGATCCGCAGGCTGCGATGCAGGCCGATCCGGGCCGGTTCATGTGGCCATGGGAAGACGTCGGCACCAGCGCAGCCAGCGGAATCCTCGACGACGTCACCTACGACTGGCTGCCCCTGACCCGAGCCATGCTCGAGACAGGTGGCACAGCGGTCGTGGTCGACGAGCCCACGGTGGTGCGTGCCCACCAGTTGGGCCGCGAGTTGACCGGTATCGACGTGTGCGCCACCGGCACGGCGGGCCTCGCAGGTCTGCTCAGTGGCGGGGTTCGCGTCGACCCCAACGACGACGTGGCCGTCCTCTTCACCGGTCACCAGCGGTGA
- a CDS encoding chemotaxis protein CheX, translating into MSDVVIDDVDLDELAEVVLETLDGILATMGEGVEVPMVPATAATVIEAVVPVLGAASGQFTVRVSESVAKSLAVMWMGLEIHEVSTVDACDAVAEFCNMLAGSAKTLVSAETALDVPRVEARHCDEVHHLANSTEVFHDLGVFVVDFSA; encoded by the coding sequence ATGAGCGACGTAGTGATAGACGACGTCGATCTCGACGAACTGGCCGAGGTGGTGCTGGAGACCCTCGACGGGATCCTCGCCACGATGGGCGAAGGCGTCGAGGTGCCGATGGTGCCGGCAACGGCAGCGACCGTCATCGAGGCGGTGGTGCCCGTGCTTGGCGCCGCTTCGGGGCAGTTCACCGTTCGCGTATCGGAATCGGTGGCCAAGAGCCTCGCCGTCATGTGGATGGGTTTGGAGATCCACGAGGTGTCCACGGTTGACGCCTGCGATGCCGTCGCCGAGTTCTGCAACATGCTGGCTGGCTCGGCCAAGACCCTCGTCAGTGCCGAAACCGCACTTGACGTGCCCCGTGTCGAGGCGCGTCACTGCGATGAGGTCCACCACCTTGCCAACAGCACCGAGGTGTTCCACGACCTGGGCGTGTTCGTGGTCGACTTCTCTGCCTGA
- a CDS encoding chemotaxis response regulator protein-glutamate methylesterase: MSDETKILIVDDSAVARGMLTSIFEGETDFTVVGTASNGEIGLRKVDELQPDIVVLDIEMPVMDGLTALETLKTRHPRLPVIMFSTLTERGAAATVQALSRGAWDYAAKPGQTTSLAAAREAVRQELVAKARAIAGKIGKGGAARGLASRPSARPAPARSVPSRHTTSTIDAVVLGSSTGGPVALETVLSAIKTPLRVPLFVVQHMPPKFTEALADRLDRKTASRVVEGAHGMRAEPGTVYIAPGGRHMVINNRGAMPTVEIIDTPPVNSCRPSVDVMFESAIKVYGAHMLGVMLTGMGADGAKAAANMAKLGSPFLAQDEATSIVWGMPGAVVDAGSASEVLPLESIGPRIAEIVFRSTPSRGRGTTTGHEKVVAQS, from the coding sequence ATGAGCGACGAAACCAAGATTCTGATCGTCGACGACTCGGCCGTGGCCCGAGGCATGCTGACCTCGATCTTCGAGGGCGAGACCGACTTCACCGTCGTAGGCACCGCATCCAACGGTGAGATCGGCTTGCGCAAGGTCGACGAGCTGCAGCCCGACATCGTGGTGCTCGACATCGAGATGCCGGTGATGGACGGCCTCACGGCCCTCGAGACCCTGAAGACCCGTCACCCGCGACTGCCGGTGATCATGTTCTCGACCCTGACAGAACGCGGAGCTGCGGCAACGGTTCAGGCGCTGTCGCGCGGTGCCTGGGACTATGCGGCCAAGCCCGGTCAGACAACCAGCCTTGCAGCGGCCAGAGAGGCCGTCCGGCAAGAGCTGGTGGCCAAGGCCAGGGCGATCGCCGGCAAGATCGGCAAGGGTGGCGCAGCCCGCGGGCTTGCGTCGAGACCTTCGGCCCGTCCGGCCCCTGCCCGGTCGGTGCCGTCGCGTCACACGACGTCGACCATCGACGCTGTCGTGCTGGGAAGCTCCACGGGCGGCCCGGTGGCGCTCGAGACGGTTCTCAGCGCAATCAAGACACCGCTTCGGGTGCCCCTGTTCGTCGTGCAGCACATGCCGCCGAAGTTCACAGAGGCCCTCGCCGATCGGCTCGACCGCAAGACCGCCTCGCGGGTGGTCGAGGGTGCACACGGGATGCGGGCCGAGCCCGGAACCGTTTACATCGCACCAGGAGGGCGTCACATGGTGATCAACAACCGAGGGGCGATGCCCACGGTCGAGATCATCGACACCCCGCCGGTCAACTCGTGTCGGCCCTCGGTCGACGTGATGTTCGAGTCGGCGATAAAGGTCTACGGCGCTCACATGTTGGGCGTGATGCTGACCGGCATGGGCGCCGACGGGGCCAAGGCCGCAGCCAACATGGCCAAGCTGGGAAGCCCTTTCCTGGCACAGGACGAAGCAACCAGCATCGTTTGGGGAATGCCAGGCGCCGTCGTCGATGCGGGTTCGGCCAGCGAGGTGCTCCCGCTCGAATCGATAGGGCCTCGCATAGCCGAGATCGTGTTTCGCTCGACCCCGTCTCGGGGACGCGGAACTACGACCGGTCATGAAAAGGTGGTGGCGCAGTCATGA
- a CDS encoding response regulator — translation MKAVVVDDSRVARRRVSSIMGELGFEVIEAEHGQDALDQMDPADPPTAIVADWNMPVMDGVELAKAVRSSTAFKNVPFLMISSEADPRRVAKAILAGVDEYLFKPIDRTMVEDRLAVMGVYTAVEV, via the coding sequence ATGAAAGCAGTAGTCGTTGACGACTCCAGGGTGGCTCGCCGCCGGGTGTCGTCGATAATGGGCGAGCTGGGCTTCGAAGTGATCGAAGCCGAGCACGGCCAGGATGCGTTGGACCAGATGGACCCGGCCGATCCACCCACGGCGATCGTCGCCGACTGGAACATGCCGGTGATGGACGGTGTCGAGCTGGCCAAGGCCGTTCGTTCCTCGACCGCATTCAAGAACGTTCCGTTCTTGATGATCAGCAGCGAGGCCGACCCCAGGCGGGTGGCCAAAGCCATCCTCGCGGGCGTCGACGAGTATCTGTTCAAGCCGATCGACCGGACCATGGTCGAGGATCGGCTGGCCGTGATGGGCGTCTACACGGCGGTCGAAGTATGA
- a CDS encoding HDOD domain-containing protein: MALIETHLVLTDLIDELPPLNDTVLRLVGLTQDPHATADDVAQLLMRDGVLTGELLAEANSSVFASSSPARSVSDAVVRLGLMRVVAIATRLETARATHLLPDGAIDPRVIAMHHMHAVEAAVALGRRSSRIDRASAVTAAVLHDIGKLVLSKLYASTAILEDPTLTIGDQAARIELEMLDVNHGEVSRVVCEHWTIPDDIGEAIQHHHDPLGRGPLAAATYLADVVAHLAAGDIDEDNDFFMLVPPCLDELGLSHSDFNAVLKETRRAIGA; encoded by the coding sequence ATGGCTTTAATCGAAACACATTTGGTACTCACCGACCTGATCGACGAGCTTCCACCGCTGAACGACACGGTGCTGAGGCTGGTGGGTCTGACCCAAGACCCACACGCCACGGCCGACGACGTCGCCCAGCTGCTGATGCGAGACGGTGTTCTAACTGGCGAGTTGCTGGCCGAGGCCAACAGTTCGGTGTTTGCATCGTCGTCGCCCGCCCGGTCGGTCTCCGATGCTGTGGTGCGCCTGGGCCTGATGAGAGTGGTGGCCATTGCCACGAGGCTCGAGACGGCCAGGGCGACCCATCTTCTGCCCGACGGGGCCATCGACCCCCGGGTCATCGCCATGCACCACATGCATGCCGTCGAAGCCGCAGTTGCGCTGGGGCGCCGGTCGTCTCGTATCGATCGGGCCTCGGCGGTGACAGCGGCCGTGCTTCACGACATCGGCAAGCTCGTGTTGTCAAAGCTCTACGCATCGACGGCGATCCTCGAAGATCCGACGCTTACGATCGGTGATCAGGCCGCACGCATCGAGCTGGAAATGCTCGACGTGAATCACGGCGAGGTCAGTCGTGTCGTGTGTGAACATTGGACCATTCCCGACGACATCGGCGAGGCGATTCAACACCACCACGATCCGCTGGGCCGGGGTCCGCTCGCTGCGGCCACCTACCTGGCCGACGTGGTGGCCCACCTGGCTGCCGGCGACATCGACGAGGACAACGACTTCTTCATGTTGGTGCCCCCGTGCCTGGATGAGTTGGGTCTCAGCCACAGCGACTTCAACGCTGTGCTGAAGGAGACCCGCCGAGCCATAGGCGCCTGA
- a CDS encoding pyridoxal-5'-phosphate-dependent protein subunit beta encodes MTVTQPMPPDDAARALGVSLEMVDADVRDRAVQRFRENQIRLPTFAELANPDTIPADVREALAGVDRDGPDPRNLFRVHWYNNRQGGIVDVPEHIELPSELTGVDARIVLALGNRFPMINAHKVQAAYACLVPSIVTGRFDPTSSRAIWPSTGNYARGGVAISKIMGCRGVAVLPEGMSRERFEWLDRWLDDPNDVIRTYGTESNVKEIYDACNELEKDPTNVIFNQFSQFWNHLGHYWLTGQALEHLFEHVTADSVGARLAAFVSASGSAGTLGAGDYLKDTHGARIVAVEALECPTILYNGFGEHNIQGIGDKHIPLIHNVTNTDIAIAISDHSTDALDALFNSEAGRRYLIDSVGCRPELVDSLVHMGFSSICNTLAAIKTAKHLRLTSDDVIMTVATDGAEMYRSEHEGYMASHHPDGYTAVEAAADFAGHLANVDTAHVMEMGQIERDRVFNLGYYTWVEQQGTGFPEFEARRSQTFWDNLRPLAGDLDELITEFNQRTGLG; translated from the coding sequence GTGACCGTGACTCAACCGATGCCTCCCGACGATGCTGCTCGCGCTTTGGGCGTGAGTCTCGAGATGGTCGATGCCGACGTCCGCGACCGTGCCGTGCAGCGCTTTCGCGAGAATCAGATCAGGCTTCCGACCTTTGCCGAGCTGGCAAACCCCGACACCATCCCCGCCGATGTTCGCGAGGCCTTGGCGGGTGTCGACCGCGACGGCCCCGATCCACGCAACCTGTTTCGTGTTCACTGGTACAACAACCGTCAAGGCGGCATCGTCGATGTCCCCGAGCACATCGAGCTGCCGTCCGAGCTGACCGGGGTCGACGCCCGAATCGTGCTGGCTCTGGGCAACCGGTTTCCGATGATCAACGCCCACAAGGTGCAGGCCGCGTATGCGTGCCTGGTGCCGTCGATAGTCACCGGCCGTTTCGACCCCACCTCCAGCCGCGCCATCTGGCCCTCGACCGGCAACTACGCCCGCGGCGGTGTCGCGATCAGCAAGATCATGGGGTGCCGCGGCGTCGCCGTGTTGCCAGAAGGCATGAGCCGCGAGCGCTTCGAGTGGCTCGACCGTTGGCTCGACGACCCCAACGACGTCATCCGCACCTACGGCACCGAGAGCAACGTCAAGGAGATCTACGACGCCTGCAACGAGCTCGAGAAAGACCCGACCAACGTCATCTTCAACCAGTTCAGCCAGTTCTGGAACCACCTCGGCCACTACTGGCTTACCGGTCAGGCCCTCGAGCACCTGTTCGAGCACGTGACCGCCGACTCGGTGGGTGCCCGCTTGGCAGCGTTCGTCAGCGCGTCCGGGTCGGCCGGAACCCTCGGAGCAGGCGACTATCTGAAGGACACCCACGGGGCTCGCATCGTGGCCGTCGAGGCGCTCGAGTGCCCGACCATCCTCTACAACGGCTTCGGCGAGCACAACATCCAGGGCATCGGCGACAAGCACATTCCGCTGATCCACAACGTCACCAACACCGACATCGCCATCGCCATCAGCGACCACTCGACCGATGCCCTCGACGCCCTGTTCAACAGCGAGGCCGGACGCCGCTACCTGATCGACAGTGTCGGGTGCAGGCCCGAGTTGGTCGACTCGCTGGTGCACATGGGCTTTTCGTCCATATGCAACACCCTCGCCGCCATCAAGACGGCCAAGCACCTGCGCCTGACCTCCGACGACGTCATCATGACCGTGGCCACCGATGGCGCCGAGATGTACCGCAGCGAACACGAGGGCTACATGGCCAGCCACCACCCCGACGGCTACACGGCCGTCGAGGCGGCGGCCGACTTCGCCGGCCATCTGGCCAACGTCGACACCGCACATGTGATGGAGATGGGGCAGATAGAGCGCGACCGCGTGTTCAACCTCGGCTACTACACCTGGGTCGAGCAGCAGGGCACCGGCTTCCCCGAGTTCGAGGCCAGGCGCAGCCAGACCTTCTGGGACAACCTGCGCCCGCTGGCGGGCGATCTCGACGAGCTGATCACCGAGTTCAACCAGCGGACCGGCCTCGGGTGA
- a CDS encoding protein-glutamate O-methyltransferase CheR: MTTKTDAPSIGPAEIDFVTKLVATKIGVQLEGKDYLIESRLAPVARKLGLADASALISKVRMGDRVAEGAVIDAMTTNETSFFRDQHPFETLTGHIIPDLLAKRGAGAGLSIWNAACSSGQESYTLAMQLFEKFPTVAKSPRTKILSTDVSPVMVQRTKAGEYSRFEVNRGLPTSLAMKYFEQDGRQWRVKPELKAMVDAREFNLLDPMTNFVRMDLVLVRNVLIYFPRDTKRAILERIRTQVVKPDGWLMLGASESTLGIDDGFEPRRIGDSTFFCVRGANR; this comes from the coding sequence ATGACCACGAAGACCGACGCTCCGTCGATCGGTCCGGCCGAGATCGACTTCGTCACCAAGTTGGTGGCGACCAAGATCGGGGTTCAGCTCGAGGGCAAGGACTACCTGATCGAGAGCCGGCTGGCGCCGGTGGCCCGCAAGCTGGGGCTCGCCGACGCATCGGCCCTCATCTCGAAGGTAAGGATGGGCGACCGCGTCGCCGAGGGTGCCGTCATCGATGCGATGACCACCAACGAGACCTCGTTCTTCCGGGACCAGCACCCGTTCGAGACACTGACCGGACACATCATCCCCGACCTGCTGGCCAAGCGCGGAGCCGGAGCGGGACTCTCGATCTGGAACGCTGCGTGCTCGAGCGGGCAGGAGTCCTACACGCTGGCGATGCAGCTGTTCGAGAAGTTCCCGACGGTGGCCAAGTCGCCGCGGACCAAGATCCTGTCGACCGACGTTTCGCCTGTGATGGTGCAACGCACGAAGGCGGGCGAGTACAGCAGGTTCGAGGTAAACCGGGGCCTGCCCACCAGCCTGGCTATGAAGTACTTCGAACAGGACGGCCGTCAGTGGAGGGTGAAGCCCGAACTGAAGGCGATGGTCGACGCCAGAGAATTCAATCTGCTCGACCCGATGACCAACTTCGTTCGAATGGACCTGGTGCTGGTGCGCAACGTCTTGATCTACTTCCCGCGCGACACCAAGCGGGCGATCCTGGAACGCATTCGCACGCAGGTAGTGAAGCCAGACGGCTGGCTGATGCTGGGCGCATCCGAGTCGACGCTCGGAATCGACGACGGGTTCGAACCACGTCGGATCGGTGATTCGACCTTCTTTTGTGTGAGAGGAGCCAACAGATGA
- a CDS encoding AMP-binding protein — translation MNQPPSFATVLAEHAKNRGDQPAVTLEGEVLSFADLDAQATAMAHRFVELGAEAGSFITIASPNSFEFYIACAACWKIGATPQPVSSRLPEAELNAIVELADSAVVVGHQYEGRPSIAHGEAIPPNSSPLPDAVSAAWKAPTSGGSTGRPKLIVSGDPSLYTENIAGLGAVIGALPDQTMVMPGPLYHNGPFIWSWLTILAGGHVALLRRFDAEKTLATIQQYSAPSIYLVPTMMQRIWKLPDDVKFGYDISSITTAFHLAEPCPKWLKQVWIEWIGAENLWELYGGTEGQCFTVVQGTEWAKRPGTVGQPISGELKICDEDGNDLPPGEIGEVWMRPVGRDRPTYRYIGADTEERDGWECLGDIGSLDEDGFLYLNDRRSDMILVGGANVFPAEVEAAINLHPGVASSAVIGLPDEDKGNTVHAIIEPKDPHNPPPHDDLMQHLAEHLVTYKLPRSIEYVDEPLRDDAGKVRRSQLRAARVGA, via the coding sequence ATGAATCAACCACCGAGCTTTGCCACCGTCTTGGCCGAGCACGCGAAAAACCGTGGCGACCAGCCTGCCGTCACGCTCGAGGGCGAGGTGTTGAGCTTCGCCGACCTCGATGCCCAGGCCACCGCAATGGCGCATCGGTTCGTCGAGTTGGGCGCCGAAGCCGGCTCGTTCATCACGATCGCCTCGCCCAATTCGTTCGAGTTCTACATCGCCTGTGCCGCTTGTTGGAAGATCGGTGCCACGCCTCAGCCGGTTTCGTCGCGTTTACCCGAGGCCGAGCTGAACGCCATCGTCGAGTTGGCCGACTCGGCCGTGGTCGTGGGCCACCAGTACGAAGGGCGCCCTTCGATCGCCCACGGCGAGGCCATCCCGCCCAATAGCTCGCCCCTGCCCGACGCGGTGTCAGCGGCGTGGAAGGCTCCGACCAGCGGCGGCTCGACGGGCCGTCCCAAGCTGATCGTCAGCGGCGACCCGTCGCTGTACACAGAGAACATCGCCGGGTTGGGCGCAGTCATCGGCGCTTTGCCAGACCAGACGATGGTGATGCCGGGGCCGCTTTATCACAATGGCCCGTTCATCTGGTCGTGGCTGACCATCTTGGCGGGTGGGCACGTGGCACTGTTGCGCCGCTTCGACGCCGAGAAAACGCTGGCGACGATCCAGCAGTATTCGGCACCTTCGATCTACCTGGTGCCAACGATGATGCAGCGCATCTGGAAGCTGCCAGACGACGTCAAGTTCGGCTACGACATCTCGTCGATCACCACCGCCTTCCACCTGGCCGAGCCGTGCCCGAAGTGGTTGAAGCAGGTGTGGATCGAATGGATCGGTGCCGAGAACCTGTGGGAGTTGTACGGAGGCACCGAGGGACAGTGCTTCACGGTGGTTCAGGGAACCGAGTGGGCGAAGCGTCCGGGCACGGTGGGCCAGCCGATCAGCGGCGAGCTCAAGATCTGTGATGAGGACGGCAACGACCTGCCGCCCGGCGAGATCGGCGAGGTATGGATGCGACCGGTGGGCCGTGATAGGCCCACCTATCGCTACATCGGCGCCGACACCGAGGAACGCGATGGCTGGGAGTGCCTGGGCGACATCGGTTCGCTCGACGAGGACGGCTTTTTGTACCTGAACGATCGGCGCAGCGACATGATCCTGGTCGGCGGAGCCAACGTGTTTCCCGCCGAGGTCGAAGCAGCCATCAACCTCCACCCCGGTGTGGCCAGCTCGGCTGTCATCGGCCTACCGGACGAAGACAAGGGCAACACGGTCCACGCCATCATCGAACCCAAAGACCCACACAACCCACCCCCACACGACGACCTGATGCAACACCTGGCCGAACACCTGGTCACCTACAAGCTGCCGCGCAGCATCGAATACGTCGACGAACCACTCAGGGACGACGCAGGCAAGGTCCGCCGCAGCCAGCTCAGAGCTGCGCGCGTAGGCGCGTAG
- the hydA gene encoding dihydropyrimidinase, translating into MATLFTGGTVVNSNGSGLADVLVEGDKIAAVLAPGSQIAESAARGDVEVVDALGCYVIPGGVDVHVHLQLPMTPEATSSDDFETGTAAAAWGGTTSVIDFVGQLKGTQVMDAIEERHAEAAGRCAIDYGFHLSMGDVHDQSLKDLRTAIDEGITSAKLFMAYPGAYYSDDGQILRVMQVAAETGALVMMHAENGIAIDVLRDQAASLGRTGSVWHGRTRPAVLEGEATHRAIALATVAGAPLYIVHLSAADALAEVVAARDRGMNVFAETCPQYLYLSLEEHLDRDGLDGLRHICSPPLRSRADHHQDTLWTGLSTDDLSVVSTDHCPFCDAEKLLGVDDFRAVPNGLGTIEHRMDLLHQGVVQGQISLTRWVDVCSTTPSKIFGLQGTKGVIAAGADADIVVYDPQVTHRLGVDQHHMNIDNSVWEGMEVTGQARSVMSRGSWVVRDRNYLGRPGHGRFLKRSTGSALR; encoded by the coding sequence ATGGCAACACTGTTCACCGGAGGAACGGTCGTCAATTCGAACGGATCGGGTCTCGCCGATGTGCTGGTCGAGGGCGACAAGATCGCTGCGGTACTGGCGCCTGGCTCTCAGATAGCCGAATCGGCCGCCCGTGGGGATGTCGAGGTGGTCGACGCGTTGGGCTGCTACGTCATTCCGGGCGGGGTCGACGTTCACGTCCACCTTCAACTCCCTATGACGCCCGAGGCGACCTCCAGCGACGACTTCGAGACCGGCACCGCCGCCGCGGCATGGGGTGGCACCACCAGCGTCATCGACTTCGTGGGTCAGCTGAAGGGCACCCAGGTGATGGACGCCATCGAAGAGCGTCACGCCGAGGCGGCTGGCCGCTGCGCGATCGACTATGGCTTTCACCTGTCGATGGGCGACGTTCACGACCAGTCGTTGAAGGACCTGCGCACGGCCATCGACGAGGGCATCACCAGCGCCAAGCTGTTCATGGCCTACCCGGGCGCCTACTACTCAGACGACGGGCAGATCCTGCGAGTCATGCAGGTCGCCGCCGAAACGGGCGCCCTGGTGATGATGCACGCCGAGAACGGAATCGCCATCGACGTGTTGCGAGACCAGGCCGCCAGCCTGGGCCGGACGGGTTCGGTGTGGCACGGACGGACCCGGCCCGCGGTGCTGGAGGGCGAGGCCACCCATCGTGCCATCGCCCTGGCCACCGTGGCGGGGGCACCGCTGTACATCGTGCATCTGTCGGCCGCAGATGCACTGGCCGAGGTTGTGGCCGCTCGCGATCGGGGTATGAACGTCTTCGCCGAGACCTGCCCCCAATACCTGTACCTGTCGCTGGAAGAACACCTCGATCGCGACGGTCTCGACGGGCTGCGCCACATCTGCTCTCCCCCGCTGCGCAGCCGGGCCGACCACCACCAGGACACCCTTTGGACGGGCTTGTCGACCGACGACCTGTCTGTCGTATCGACCGACCATTGCCCGTTCTGCGACGCAGAGAAGCTGCTGGGCGTCGACGACTTCCGGGCCGTACCCAACGGCCTCGGCACCATCGAACACCGCATGGATCTGCTGCACCAAGGGGTCGTGCAGGGCCAGATCTCTTTGACCCGATGGGTCGATGTCTGCTCGACCACACCGTCGAAGATCTTCGGGCTGCAGGGCACCAAGGGCGTCATCGCTGCGGGTGCCGACGCCGACATCGTCGTGTACGACCCACAGGTCACCCATCGCCTCGGCGTCGACCAGCACCACATGAACATCGACAACTCGGTTTGGGAGGGCATGGAAGTGACAGGCCAGGCGCGAAGTGTCATGAGCCGAGGCTCGTGGGTGGTCAGAGACCGCAACTACCTCGGACGGCCCGGTCATGGGCGGTTCCTGAAGCGCTCGACCGGATCGGCGCTGCGCTGA
- a CDS encoding AMP-binding protein has protein sequence MDQEGHAQTVDDLVGLTFPAVIGLLGSRRAQQPAVTLDDGSVMTFGELDRWSTHMAHHLAELGAREGSFVTIASPNSFEYVLACAAAWKVGAIPQPVSSRLPEAELHAIVELADSAVVVGHEYAGRPFVAHGQTIAANDTPLPDVASPSWKAPTSGGSTGRPKLIVAGDPAIYSEALAGRAERIGAAAGQTMVMPGPLYHNGPFIWMWGALLVGGHVALLRRFDPVETLAAIERHNATAVYLVPTMMQRIWKLPDDVKFAYDLSSMRRAFHLAEPCPPWLKEVWIEWIGADNLWELYGGTEGQAATFISGSEWLQHRGSVGRPTPGTMKICDEDGNDLPPGEIGEVWMRPVGRDTPTYRYIGAEAETRDGWDCLGDIGWMDTDGYLYLADRRSDMILVGGANVFPAEVEAAINLHPGVASSAVIGLPDEEKGNRIHAIIQPARAGTVPDTDELMAHLAEHLVTYKLPRTIEYVDEPLRDDAGKVRRSQLRAARLGA, from the coding sequence ATGGACCAGGAAGGCCACGCCCAAACGGTGGACGATCTGGTCGGGCTGACGTTCCCGGCGGTCATAGGCCTGCTCGGCTCGAGGCGTGCCCAGCAGCCGGCGGTGACGCTGGACGACGGGTCGGTGATGACCTTTGGCGAACTAGATCGCTGGTCGACTCACATGGCTCACCACCTGGCCGAACTGGGGGCCCGAGAGGGTTCGTTCGTGACCATCGCGTCGCCCAACTCGTTCGAGTACGTGTTGGCGTGCGCTGCGGCTTGGAAGGTCGGGGCCATTCCCCAGCCGGTGTCGTCGCGTCTGCCCGAGGCCGAGCTGCACGCCATAGTCGAGTTGGCCGACTCGGCCGTGGTCGTGGGCCACGAGTACGCCGGACGACCCTTCGTGGCCCACGGTCAGACCATCGCCGCAAACGACACGCCGTTGCCAGATGTGGCAAGCCCGTCGTGGAAGGCACCGACGAGCGGCGGCTCGACGGGTCGACCCAAGCTGATCGTCGCCGGCGACCCCGCGATCTACAGCGAAGCGTTGGCGGGGCGGGCCGAACGCATCGGCGCCGCCGCGGGTCAAACGATGGTGATGCCGGGGCCGCTCTATCACAACGGCCCTTTCATATGGATGTGGGGAGCTCTGTTGGTGGGCGGCCATGTTGCCCTGCTGCGCCGATTCGACCCGGTCGAGACGTTGGCGGCCATCGAGCGCCACAACGCCACGGCCGTATACCTGGTGCCCACGATGATGCAGCGGATCTGGAAGCTGCCGGACGACGTCAAGTTCGCCTACGACCTTTCGTCGATGCGGCGAGCGTTCCACCTGGCCGAGCCATGCCCGCCGTGGTTGAAGGAGGTGTGGATCGAATGGATCGGCGCCGACAACCTGTGGGAGCTGTACGGGGGCACCGAGGGACAGGCCGCCACGTTCATCAGCGGCTCGGAGTGGCTGCAGCACCGCGGATCGGTCGGCCGGCCGACGCCTGGCACCATGAAGATCTGCGACGAAGACGGCAACGACCTGCCACCCGGCGAGATCGGCGAGGTGTGGATGCGACCGGTGGGCCGTGACACTCCCACCTATCGCTACATCGGCGCCGAGGCCGAAACCCGCGACGGCTGGGACTGTTTGGGCGATATCGGCTGGATGGACACCGACGGCTACCTGTATCTCGCCGATCGGCGCAGCGACATGATCCTGGTCGGCGGAGCCAACGTGTTCCCCGCCGAGGTCGAAGCAGCCATCAACCTCCACCCCGGCGTAGCCAGCTCGGCTGTCATAGGTCTGCCAGACGAAGAAAAGGGCAACCGAATTCACGCGATCATCCAGCCGGCTCGAGCGGGCACCGTCCCAGACACCGATGAGCTGATGGCACATCTGGCCGAACACCTGGTCACGTACAAACTGCCGCGCACCATCGAATACGTCGACGAACCACTCAGAGACGACGCAGGCAAGGTCCGCCGCAGCCAGCTCAGAGCTGCGCGCCTCGGCGCGTAG